TTTCCAAtcccaaattaaaaaaaggaaaataactgctcgttttccttttttaacttACCAAGAATTCCTTGAACAGGTCATCTGGCTTTTCATTTAAGTAGACACAGACAGCTTTCAGAATGCATTCCCGTCGAACATCAACGCTGGGATTCTGGTGGAGATAAGAACTCAATATGAGAGAAGTTTCCTATTTTGGTTCCTTTCAACCTCTTtacaaaacaaagtcaaaaatattaacacatAATCCAGATAAGTGATTAAGCAATGTTTCATAACTCACATCAGTGATGTGCAGTGAGATTCATGATTGGTAAGGCACTGACTCCCCCGTGTCAGATTAACAAATATATGAACACAAAAATCAAAGCTTTTCAATTTTGACATTACGTGAAAGctttcatttttgctttaatCAATTCTAGATTGTTCAACAATATATTTAATAATTGTGCccctaaaaatattaaaattaaatagaagATTAGAACTGGGCAATATGGACTTAAAATCCTATCATGACATTTTGTGGATAACaataagtctgtgaaggttctcagtcatccaggtcatcgtagtctaaggagcttggaaagaaaagtgaagcttcttcagtgaagaagcttcttggatgagaggtgaaacgtcttcaagcaacttaaagaagtccagacgcttttctttccaagcttcttaACGAAAAGAGTTACCATAAAAGATcataatagtatttttgcctatAAATCTATCAATGCAGCCtcacaaatacaaatactgcAAATTAAACTTAGCAAATGTGCTATTTAGACAAACCAGCAGTTATTTATCTTGTTGAATTTATGATAAGTTTGCCATCAATGGAAGTAATAGTCTCAACTAAAttatcatatatttttttagagGTTTGAAAGCAGTCTATCATTTTAATCACATAGGACATGTGTTATCACAATATTGATAAGCGATGCAATAAGTGCCCAGCCCTACAGAAGATGCATTACAATTTATTTAGGTTTGGTGTGTCTCATATTTGTGTGTAGTAAATAAATTGGTCAAAGGACCTGGAAGCAATTATAGAcaaatcattaattttaatttgattaattattaatttataAATAGGAGATGCATTGAAATAAAATTGGTGCGTCTCATTGCTTAGGACTGATTTGGTGTCAATTTGTCCTTTGTGAAATTTACTGATGTTCCCTAAGTGCGCTGCTTTATCCACTGTGTCAATGGCGCTCTCAgtgtaatgtgattacactgTGAATCCATATACGTGTACCTCTTATACATGTTGCCTTTAGGGTTCAGCACTGCCCTCTATCAGCCTCACTCCATGCATTTTTACAGCACATTTATGACCAATAACATTAAACATGTAACACATATTTGTCAAATAAATGAGGTAGTCTGCATCAAGTCATCATCTGTATTGCATGTGTAATCAAACATGTACGTTGGCgatttagagaaacagcagTGGGATTGCGCATGTGTGTCCGCGGTGAGACACAGCATCATCATTGCCTCCTCTCAGCGTTTTACCTTGTATTTGAACAGAAAATCCGTAATGACAGCAATTTTGACCATAAAAATATTGAAATCACACAGAAAGCAAATTTAAGATCTAGTCTACAAATTGAATTTCTCTTGTGTTAGTATTTTACTTCTCATTAAGGTGCCTCACTTGACTGCATGTCACTGATTCATATGTATCTACAAAATATTCAGATATACAAATATTCAGTTGAAAAAAATTTCTGATTAATGACAGACACAGAAGTTTAAGAAGCATTCAAATAATTTCAGAACTCAATCAAGGTCAACTAAAATACATACCCCATCCATGGCTGCCATGATTAAGTTGATATTGCGTTTAGCTGTCCCCCCTTCTTTTTGAACACTCTAAGAAGGTGGTCAGCGTAGTGGTCCAGCTTGGCCATGAAAGTCGACAACAAAGGTACCATTGGTAATGCGGGTGAACTCCGCAACAAcctgaaacattaaaaattacAACTAGAGAGTATTCCATATTAATTTTAATAGAGGTCACATGCAAGAATGTTACAACTTTCAGTCAAACATTTTGTATCTTTTAAAATTAACAATTTACAGTACTTTGTTCTTCTTCAAATACAGGTTCTTATAAAAAATGACTTGCAATAACAAAGTTAGTTAGAATTACCTCAGTCTCTGAAAACAGGGCAGGCCAACTGTTGTTGACCTCTGCAATGAATGTGTCTTTGATGATTTCCTGTCTTCGGTAGCGTTGATAACCAATGGAAATTGATACAAGGAGTTAAATGCATTATATATAACAGTATTACACATTATTCTGCACTTCAATGACAACAGATGGCATGTCTTCAAAAGTGTTAATCGCTTAAATCCCTGCATTTGACACTAACCCAGAAATCAACATGGAGTCGAATTCTTTCAAACAATGTAGCAACTTAATTGATGCACATTTCTAAAATACACTACACATTCATTTCATTCTTCAAACTACAAGATCGCTGGCGCTCCCAGTGGTCATTACTGATGTCAGGGAGCAGGTGCAGTAGCTGTTgggagtaattttaaaactgtcgGTCTTAGTAGGCAAGTCTCACCTTAACAGGATCGCAAAAGATTTTGGAAAATTACACCAAAGCAGGTTCAACAATATTTGTTAAATGTTTTCATACTTCTAACACGTGAGAGAGGTATACAAGCTAGAGTGTTAAAAAATTTACCAGGcatcatttgtttaaaaaaaatgcaaaagtatTCCCGAAAGTGTCAGATGTTTATCAGTTAGTAAACATTAATCAAATTTGTCATCCTTAAATTGTTGAACTTACCAAATAATCCTCAGATGGCGATGGATTCTATCCAGGATGCTAAGCATATGCAAGTCTCAGTTGAAAATGGCGGATGATCAAACTTCCACACTGCACATGTGCAAACTCAGAAGTACGGAGAGCCTATTAGGACAATCCTCTTTAAATTAAAGTGctcttcattttaaatgaactttttacGTTGGATTTAATTTATTGCATTTTGTTGTATTGAAATATTATGTTGTTAATTAAATTCAAAACAACATACTTgtgtttaaagttaaaaatcaatTGGTGGCATTAGCTTTAACATGaaacatttacataatgctacCAACATCAGTGTATCATTTCTTAGAGTGTAGAGTTCCtctgagtgaagaagaaatcagACTGTGATCAGAAACTCACTCCAGGACTTGGACTTTGTGCAGCTGTGGGATCAGTGTGTGCAGCAGCTGGTCAGTGAGCTCACAGtgactcaggtccagctctgtcagacCTTCAGACGAGTCCAGCAGCCGAGCCAAAGAGCTGCAGGTCCACTGATCCAGTGTGCTGTGACTGAGGTCCAGTTCTCCATCCAGAGCTCTCCACAGAGATGCTGCACGTTTGACCGAGTCCCTCTGACTGTGCAGAGGGATCAGGGACACCAGCTGCAGGAGGACGGCTTTGCTGGCTCTGAGCACGAGGAAACAGACTGTTAGACTGAAACAGAAAGGTTTAAAATCTCATTCATGTGAGAgctgcaaaaagcagaaaaacctGTCCCATATGTACTTCAGAGGCCTTTAAGAAATATTGGGAGCACTTTGTTAGTTGctacaaaatgcaaaactacTGCTTCCATTTAATAACACATCAATAATATATTAAAGTTAACTTAAAGAAGTGTGACTATTACCTGGAAATATCTCTGGTAGTTTCTGTGTAATAAGCAGGAAACAGggctgcaaaatgcaaaactgccTGTTTCTAATTAATAACATGTTTCCAGGTAAAAAttacacacttttaaagttaTTAATAGGTTATTAATGTGTTATTAAATAGAAACAgacagttttgcattttgcagctcTGAATCCTGCTTAATACACAGAAACTACCAGAGGTTTCTGAGTGGTAACAACTTAGAAATTACCACATTTTTACATTCTTGTTTCTTCCTTGTTACCCTACTATTACCACTTTATTACTGAGCTGTAATAGAAAGTGCTACTGAAATAATAGtgtacaaacattttttttggctTTATTAAATTTGCTAAAGTTGAGCGACAGAAAAATGTAGCTAGTAGTCAGACATACACTACGAGCCAAAGATGGATTTGAATGAAATAAATACAGACTGAAGTTTCTTACCTGAGCTGGACTCTGTCCAGaacaggaagcagcaggtcCAGCCCAAAGTCGTCCACCTCACAGTCTCTGAGGTCGAGCTGTATCTCCTGGCTGCTGTACCCCAGGATGATGGAGAGGGCCCAGCAGTCAGCAGCCGTCAGCCTCAAAGcttctctctgctcctcctgttcCAGGTCCATAAAGGAGGAGCAGGACAGATCCAGCCTGTGCTGCAGAGCCCTCTGCAGGCCTGCTGATGCCCACAGCTGGGCTGCAGCACAGCAGTGGACCAACCTCAGCAGCAACGTCCTGTCAACACTTTAGAAAAGATACAAACCAgattcacattcacattcagtcCATCATCTGAACTGTAACCACATTTACTTACAtgcaggggtggatctagagaaattttcttagggtggcatgagggtggcaaagaaatcaaatggggtggcaaaatcaaggccatttttttccccaaaggtggttacatttttcatataaatatagtctataacttaattattgtctgtagcccacataattacacactttagttacataaaacatgtgagttttgatcttatgtactgtatagcctgcataattaataaatatgtagcccaataagtataaaatccagaaagctacacaacacggggcggttcatttacaaacacaagtctaacttaagtttcacactgttagaaaacaatcacattgttacagcttaaattacacaaaatgtcagaaatctgcactgtcatgaacaaaaatttaaacctaattttccatgatttgttggattatcccactgaggtctgaaatccaaccggccatttttgactccttttgagtttatgtttgtatttcaccctcaaattgtttcattttattttttccctcttgccttgtttggtatcttttcagctcaactgcatttagttgttttctcactgacatactgcattagtattactgatctgaaatcacacaaagaacttgaaatcctagtagtattttttactgtaaaaaacccCTGTGTCACGGTGACATGTTGGGTAAAtgtttataacttgaaatgcaaataaaaattgtacattttgtaaacatatacaactatttatctaaaaatgcagccaatacacctgctgtttttttcattttctacaacaatttaaaaatattactaaaactaaaatgagagaacaatcaggtgtcacaataagatgcctcacaaatgatgtgtgccagtaaaaataagtttgtccaccaaaagacagaagagcacagggacaaacctgcaggcctgacaacagcaggtgtatcactgcgctggttttctacttagtgacagcgTTTACtatgcaaatgtgcctttgcgacattcattagtgccctcactgacacacaaaacaaaatgactacacaacagaaaagctacacaagacaacacaacacactaagtatacactccacactaaacgtcacaaatctcccacatctaaaaactcgctggctctctctctctctcgctctctctctcactcgctcgctctgtctcgctgccgttaccgtcactccaaaaacttttccctcttcctaaacaaccaaatcctacgtgttgacttttttaaaaattggtggacatggtgcatttttccaccgacaGGAAAGCGGTggctttttccctttctttactgttttcgcgctgtccttagaaaacgcttaaatgtgggctgaaatagagactcagcgtggcttcAGCTGGTTGTTATGTCAGCTTAAACCAGTCATGTGATTTGAGGTGCagcgtggaccacagagggttaataacactcaccttccttccatttccagagtgtaacatccaaccacctgtgtaaaaagcgaaattcccatggtgttgttcaaaatgtgctctggcacaatcataagcatcgcttgctgctgaaaacaagaaaaaagccgctcctgctatgggctgaaccatttgttaatagTGGAGGGGGgaaacactatgcaatatattcagttttagcatttatattcattgctgactgtaactacgctcaaactgttaatgctatcttattttaataaacaacactgtcatatgcaaaaagttgggtggcacttggggtggcaagggatcattttagggtggcacttgccaccccatgccacccttctagatccgcccctgggtTGGAGCTTGTGAGTGATGGAAGCTGAGAGTTGTGTTTGCACATGCTCAGTGTGACAGGATGTTGGCTGCTGTGAAAGCTGAATGCTCTCTGGTTAgaagtgatgtcacacattAGGATAACTGTGCTAGCTCTCTGTCAGAGTACCAGGACCTCGCTTTGACCACATGACTCTCAGTACACAGCATAATGTGCGCTGTAAAAAGGAAGCAGAGGAGCAGGACTGAGCTCCAGATGTTTCCACATGTTTCTGCTCTGCCGTGTGTTTGATGATTATTTCAGGTGTAGATGATGGAATATGACCAGTCTGATGTCAGCCTGCTTCTCTGCCTCACCTCTctgtgctgccccctgctggctctGATCATTACTGACTGAGTCCTtactgccactttattaggtacagcttGCTAACACAGGCTCAGACCTGCTTTGCTTTCATAGCTGCCTTAAATCTTCATGGCTCAGATTCAGCGAGGTGCTGGGAGCATCCCTCAGAGTCATATGATCAGTGACGTCTGCTTCAGCACTGACAGATAGAAAAGTGCATCCACATGAACAggatatataaaaataataattaaatgctgATTTTCATCTTTTAAGACCTTTGTCTGGGTGCTaatccagctgtgtgtgtttgtgatgacTGTAAATGAGTGatataaataagaaataaataagtgatcAGATGACGGGCTTTGACATGGATGGTAGTGAAAGCAGGAAATGACAAatgtagcacagcagcagcgTTTCACACGTCTGAGCTGAAAGCAAAAACTCTGGTATGAACATCATTCATAGAACAGCTTCCAGCTTCTTTTGCTCTGCTACAGTCTGGGTGGATTTGCATTTAAAGATACCAAGAGACTAAAATGGTTAGGGtcaggaggtcaaaggtcagagctcCTGTGGATCTGAGGGCGGCCTCATGCTGGAGAAGGATGAAGGAGTCTGAGCTGAGCCAGTGTTTGACATGAACACATCAGCACTGCTGTCAGTGAGCCTAACGACAGCCGTTagcatcatttcagtgtttcagtcataaaaacacttcctgtcactgtggtggttacagtgacatcatgcagtttgtgttttgacctccagagggcgacaaatcagcacagacagagagctccattcaaactttgctgccatcagtaataattcttcaaatataatcatcagtgtttgagcagttatgatatcagggacaatctagacacgtgtgacaatactgaacatgtcacatgacacaccttaaacatcatgtgatccactctcagtctgcactttcattcatgacttcaacaggttgaaatgagctttgaaTAATCATCAGTTCAGTGTTGaaatatttaaatgctgcaggaagaagaacaacaaagtgatgacggatgtttgtgttttgtttttcaaacaggAAAACCAGCAGAAATAAATCACCTTTGGACAACATGACAGAGAGTTGGGAGTTTTCGCGGTGCACCTGAACGCAGCACACAGTGTTTCATTCTGTTGAGTGTCCTCAAACGCCTCCTGTTCCTTGAACTTCGTGCAGTGGAgtttgttgttggtgtgtgaagaaactgtaagtttgctttgtttcctcctttaacagtttgtctttaggaactttactgtttgttcagctcatgtttgatttcttcacacaacaaactgtgtgtgtttgtatttccggtctctccattaaggtcagtgtgtaatgttttatgggatagctcagtaggtagagtgatCAATCCAACAAAAGGCTACCCTCAGGTACCTGGATTGGTAGCTGGCCGCTACCATGCTAATGCTAAGAGCTGTTTCAGCACTTGTTAATGAGAGCAGCACACAGTTAGTTGATGGTCAGATGGTtacacagagagcagcagactTTGTAAATGATTATTTATTCCAGCTGTAACTTAGACATGACATGTAAACAGATTGTTGGCTCCTCATACAGGAAGTGATGCTTCATTTTCAGCCTTCTGTGGATTTTCTTCAGGAAATTTAGTTGCAGCTGTGAAATGAGGCCGactgtgaggaggaggaagtgtaatatgaaacaggaagccTGTAAAAGCTGAAGTAACACTGTCAACATGTCAGCACACAAGCTCACACAGACTGCTTCATCAAGCTCTGAGTGTTTATTAAAGGATCATTGTGTGAAAGACGCTCTaacacagctgactgcagcctTTAGCTGTGAGGACACAGTGTctcacatttacattcactttACTGTCAAATACACTCAGTAACTTTAAACAGCTGCTGTGGTCAAGTGAAAATAGCAAAGATTTCAGGGATGAGCCCCAGTGTTTCTACATCCTAGTAACACCTCAGAGAGTCACAACTCATCAACGCTTCTCTTTATCATCAGGACAGATTTAGGTCAACATCATTTCACATTTCTGTGTCATCATCCATCAAATGTTGACACATAGTGTGTTTGTCATTCtctcagctgacactgagatgaagcaggaaagaagcagctgatatttggacagcacacatgatggaaaggaggatttcagtcgatgtgcacatgaatgatttgtgtttcctctgcaggtagaaagtgtgtgtgagctgatgtgaattgagcagcatggatcagtgtgaggacagagaggagggagtccctccctctaaaagcactctgtgtggggaacatgagagccagaccaaagctcagaggtgagatgaccatctctaactgtccatgactcttctccatgtcacagctcagcactcacatcactgctccatcattattcacaggaaccagcctggacctccacccagctctgtgtccttacagagTGACGCGTCTAAACATCAtcccatttattttaaagtcaagcctctgtctgctgcagagaggtgagctgttagtaacatgaactgATGTCAGTTTGGTGTCTGGTTTAAATAATTTTGATGTTTCCTGGTCTCTAAAATGCATCTCTGTAGCAGAGCAGTGTCTCCAAGGACACAGGCTCAGCTGTAACTGTCAGTTTATCTGGTTTTAAGACACATTTTGGACACAATTGGCtgtttttaactatttattttaatcacagGTGTAAATTTAGAGCTCACACATCTGGATCCTAAACTATGATAGAAACAGCTGCTAGCAGTGGGTAGTTTGACTTTAGCCTGGTGGCTAAGCTAACAGAAACAAGCGTGCCAGCTGTGCTCTGTGAGGATTATACGCTGCTCTAGAAAGCAAACAAAGGTTTTTGCAGCTCCTCTTCAGAAAAGTGTTCAGAGAGCAGCTGCTTTATTAGACAACGGCTCATCGTATGAGCCCAGATGTTTGTAACAGCTGGATGAAGGATAATCATCACAGTCACATTTCCATCCTGCCTTTATTAGTGAACTTCCTGTTGCTTGCAGATGACAggaacacaaagtgtttgtgccACGTGATGCTGCAGGATTtgttaacattttaacatttccATGATGGTaacattgattgattgatcatactttattcatcccgagggaaattgggttaaggctgccagccgtgccagcgctATCTTACCCTTccaaccatacatacattacacaaacatcacatggggaagacaggtcagaggagTGTAACATGGAAAatacacaacatgaggaaagataaggagaaaaaaataactccccccagactaagctccaacagggagatcagtttgagaatagaaaaaaaaaacccaccacagcacaaaaagcacatgactatcaatacaccatagaaacacaagacaagcaacaggggcggGTAAAGTTGATCagatccataattcctcttttagtgTGAATGGAGCCTCAGCTTGACACTCCACTTTGTCCCTCTTTTCCTTCTCCAAACATCCACATCAGGAGTCTTTGATagagttttaaaatatttacttgCAAATGTCCAAAGATGGTTTCAGGATACCTGAATCCACAattattaaccctttaagaccagTCGGAGTGGGCgcgctccgttttgcgtaactatttttaaatccctgtagaaccggaaccacgtaaggtagcacaataatttttttttttcatatgaaaccggaggagttgtacttacatgttATGCCattagcttgtcctaggtcatggtttccttccacatatggctttgcaaaaattgcataaaaagcgcttgcaggaacaaaaacataatattccagaaacacgctttgccgatccgatcagctgttcataacacttcctacagtGGAATAGACATCAGCgagaactatcgcatgtccgccattacctgcctgaaaccggaagtgatgtcattttcaaGGAAAATATAGTGTTTTACCTTCAGGGCCTTataagcctatactggtgtttttaaaagttatgtttgactttatgcttttctgaatAGATTGCGGGATggttagaactcaaattgcactgctggaaatagctTATTTTGTTGCAGAAGCTGGGGGGGTTGGtacaaatttgcattataatatttattttcgtttttcctgcagtatataaaatatGTGTATCTCAAAAACTAACTGGGACAAAACTAacttggaaactattttgtacaacttttttgtatttacaattttgagggataaacctcttacatttctctaactagaaatatatgttaaaaaaaacaaagaaaaacgattttcaattttttttgtagtttattgcacttttgcacagtggtgttttttttatctttaaacaGTATTTTTATCACTTTAGTTGCTCTCACACAGCCCTGTTTGTTATTTTACCAGAGCTCTCATGTTTCGCTCAGTGCTCCCACCAAACACCTTGGAGGACACGTTAATGTGATTTAGATTTCATTGGTGTAAACACCAGTCACACAAGCTAACCCATGGAGGCAGCAGCAGGCTTTGATAAAGTCTGTGGCTTAAACTAAGAGAGTTTAGTTTGTTAGCACAAAGAGCTGTCAGCTAAAGCCCTGAATGCACTTTGAATACAGATAAACTgagaaaaacacattcatgcTAGCAGCAGGCTATGACTGTCCACTCAGCACCAACACAGGTGAGTGAGCAGTGATGAAGCAGGACTGTGGGCAAGTTTGAGCTACAAACACTTACAGGGACCTGAAGAGAGAGAACCCAACAAAATGTCATGGCTAACAGAGGGACTCTGTTCTTACAAACAAAAAGGTAACAGTTAATTTACCAAAGGGGCGAACCACAGTGCTCTATATATGTACAGTGGGTTGGGGAGGGGGTCCAGGACTCCAGGGAAAAGAGGGAAGGGAGTCCACACACTCACTGCTCTTCAGCCACTCTCGTCCTGCTCTCCActcacacagccacacacaggAATCACAGGGAAGGCTCCATAACCAGGTCTGGGGAAATATATACACAAAGTATACACAAAGTTAACCAAACTGGCCAGTTTAGAGAGAGATTTCCTAGCAAGGAGCTGAGATCATGAACACAGGAGGTTCAATGTCCCAGCAACGAACTGGTCCATGCTGCAGCTTTAAATGGTAAGCCCAGGTGAATCAGCACCAGGTGATGTAATCATCATAAGTGTGTAGAACAAGAGCGAGAGGCCATTACAAGCTCCACTCATGGAGGCAAAACGctagcaggaggagagagcaaaacataaacaaaacctGAAAAGCCATCATGAGCCagccagagagacacagagttTTA
The sequence above is a segment of the Oreochromis aureus strain Israel breed Guangdong linkage group 3, ZZ_aureus, whole genome shotgun sequence genome. Coding sequences within it:
- the LOC120435074 gene encoding uncharacterized protein LOC120435074; protein product: MVAASYQSSVDRTLLLRLVHCCAAAQLWASAGLQRALQHRLDLSCSSFMDLEQEEQREALRLTAADCWALSIILGYSSQEIQLDLRDCEVDDFGLDLLLPVLDRVQLRASKAVLLQLVSLIPLHSQRDSVKRAASLWRALDGELDLSHSTLDQWTCSSLARLLDSSEGLTELDLSHCELTDQLLHTLIPQLHKVQVLDLSHNKLTDASTNMLLHLTSIRSSIQSVRVIRGDVETCAHLLQHLDTVAVREGGFLCWSQTAAETSASLSVEISSYVLLAKLSASPTAEDLGYASGIIRWLTGQQNYYGGFSSTQVLHHPNSMKLIFEFIYSLGPNQKK